The following proteins come from a genomic window of Gossypium raimondii isolate GPD5lz chromosome 5, ASM2569854v1, whole genome shotgun sequence:
- the LOC105766335 gene encoding LOW QUALITY PROTEIN: pentatricopeptide repeat-containing protein At1g66345, mitochondrial (The sequence of the model RefSeq protein was modified relative to this genomic sequence to represent the inferred CDS: inserted 1 base in 1 codon), translating into MHLSMALLSRKLHSVLVSSSITNTSSFAVTKTIIIPSQLLVQSNNDSNVSVISDLFKKTHNWDTLTRTLSSVQLTHSLVQQVLLQLKMPEHARSALNFFYWSAKTQNFQHQIDSYCIAIHIVVHAQQLAEAKILIQSALKTSESNSTRFCLVESLLGSYKVVDSSPLVFDLLVQAYAKLRMFEDGFEVSCYLENHGFCLNLSSFNALLHGMQKSGENAMVWKVYGHMIRKRKYPNEITVRTMIGALCKEGKLQVVVNLLDRIHGKRCSPIVIVNTNLVFKVIEEGRIEEGMELLKRMLQKNLILDTIASSFIVYTKLKLGNLESAWEVYDEMLKRDFSANSFLFSSFIKAYCERGKIQEAESMLQDMKNMGLKPYDETFNHLIEACSKAGELDAGVKHFEEMIGRGLVPSCSTFNEMVRGLCEIXDSAKANEFLTLVLDKGLSPNEVTYIHLMSGYGKQGNIQQVLKLYYEMEYRSLSPGLPVFTTLIRGLCDCGKVEEAEKYLRIMKGRSIGLSEEIYEALITGYLRNGDKTRAALLHNEMVARGMKTMKII; encoded by the exons ATGCATCTGTCAATGGCTCTGTTGAGTAGAAAACTTCATTCCGTTTTAGTTTCTTCATCAATCACCAACACTTCTTCATTTGCAGTAACCAAAACCATCATTATCCCCTCCCAATTGCTCGTGCAATCTAACAATGACTCGAATGTTAGTGTCATCTCTGATTTATTCAAGAAAACCCATAACTGGGATACTCTCACTAGAACTTTATCTTCAGTCCAATTAACCCATTCCCTTGTTCAACAAGTACTGCTCCAACTCAAGATGCCCGAGCATGCACGATCAgctttaaatttcttttactgGTCTGCAAAGACCCAAAACTTCCAACACCAGATTGACTCTTACTGCATTGCAATTCATATTGTAGTTCATGCCCAACAATTAGCTGAAGCTAAGATATTGATCCAATCAGCTTTGAAAACAAGTGAATCCAATTCAACTAGATTTTGTCTTGTGGAATCTTTACTGGGTAGTTACAAAGTTGTTGATTCGAGTCCTTTGGTGTTTGATTTGTTGGTTCAGGCATATGCAAAGTTGAGAATGTTTGAGGATGGTTTTGAGGTTTCTTGTTACTTGGAGAACCATGGGTTTTGTTTGAACTTGTCAAGTTTCAATGCCTTGCTTCATGGGATGCAAAAATCTGGTGAAAATGCAATGGTTTGGAAGGTTTATGGGCATATGATTCGCAAAAGGAAATACCCCAATGAAATTACAGTAAGAACGATGATTGGTGCTTTGTGTAAAGAAGGGAAGTTGCAAGTTGTGGTGAATTTGTTGGATAGGATTCATGGTAAGAGATGCTCTCCAATAGTTATTGTTAATACGAATTTGGTGTTTAAGGTTATAGAAGAGGGTAGAATTGAAGAGGGAATGGAATTATTGAAGAGAATGTTGCAAAAGAACTTGATTCTCGATACCATTGCTTCCTCTTTCATTGTTTATACTAAATTGAAGCTCGGGAATTTGGAGTCAGCATGGGAGGTGTATGATGAAATGCTTAAGAGAGACTTTAGTGCCAACTCTTTTCTGTTTTCATCCTTCATAAAAGCATATTGTGAAAGAGGAAAAATTCAAGAAGCAGAAAGCATGTTGCAAGATATGAAAAATATGGGTTTGAAGCCATATGATGAAACTTTTAACCATTTGATCGAGGCATGTAGTAAAGCGGGCGAACTGGATGCTGGTGTGAAACACTTCGAGGAAATGATCGGTAGGGGACTCGTTCCAAGTTGTTCCACTTTCAATGAAATGGTGAGAGGGCTTTGCGAAA GGGATTCAGCAAAAGCTAATGAGTTCTTAACTCTTGTTTTAGATAAAGGACTTTCACCTAATGAAGTCACATACATTCATCTTATGTCTGGTTATGGAAAACAGGGGAACATCCAACAAGTTCTCAAATTATACTATGAAATGGAGTATAGGTCACTGTCTCCTGGATTACCAGTTTTTACAACATTGATTAGAGGTCTTTGTGACTGTGGAAAAGTAGAGGAAGCTGAGAAGTATCTAAGAATAATGAAAGGTCGTTCTATAGGGTTGAGTGAAGAGATATATGAAGCTTTAATCACTGGTTACCTCAGAAATGGCGACAAAACAAGGGCTGCTCTCCTTCATAATGAGATGGTTGCAAGAGGAATGAAGACGATGAAAATAATATGA